In a single window of the Acidobacteriota bacterium genome:
- a CDS encoding S9 family peptidase, whose translation MKTKALVVSWVLLLPFLVTAQGSYQKPPKEVLDLLNAPAIPASSISPARDRIVLLEPLRYPPISELAQPMLRIAGLRINPLTNAQHRQPYSVKVTLKNVADGKETPVALPAGAQIVSPAWSPDGKYIAAGNITPAGVELWIIDTATARANKVKDVFINTAFGGFSWEDANTLSANLVPKKRGPAPPYRDITPTEPNIQETSGRTGVIQTFQDLLKSPNDERLFEYYCSSQIALIEANGKVKEVGPVGLYDSMGMSPDAKYILVSRIQRPFSYQFPFSRFPKVVEVWDLEGRVVSRVANIPLQDNLPAQGVPTGPRQVNWIPTEPATLVWAEALDGGDPNTKAAHRDKLMKHASPFSGSPAEMLKVEKRLQGRAFGEKQGTMFFYDFDRDTRRRRMFMTDYRDPANITMLSDLNVNDRYNDPGQPVTKTRIDGTTVVRQNGDEIFWSGIGASPQGDRPFFRKMNLKTREVTEIWRSGTEEYESFAGMIDDEGFQFFTRKESLTEPSNLYLRQVCPPGKTCTALAYRQITEFKDPSPQLRGITKRLVTYKRADGVDLSFTLYLPPGYKEGTRLPTLVWAYPLEFTDGSTAGQVSGSTNRFTQFGGTSHLFFLLQGYAVLDNATMPIVGDPLTVNDTFVKQIVDSAQAAVDKGVELGVVDPDRVGVGGHSYGAFMTANLMAHSRIFRAGLARSGAYNRTLTPFGFQSERRTFWEAPEVYSKLSPFFYANKIKDPILFIHGDADNNTGTFPMQSERMYAAIAGNGGTARLVMLPLESHGYVARESTEHTLYEMLNWFDKYVKNAKPRDTK comes from the coding sequence ATGAAAACTAAGGCTCTTGTCGTTTCGTGGGTTCTCCTATTGCCTTTCCTGGTGACTGCCCAAGGCAGTTATCAAAAGCCTCCCAAAGAGGTGCTGGATCTTCTGAATGCTCCGGCAATACCGGCTTCCAGCATTTCGCCGGCGAGGGACAGGATCGTTCTGCTTGAACCGCTGCGTTATCCGCCGATATCTGAATTGGCCCAGCCGATGCTGCGTATCGCGGGTTTGAGGATCAATCCGCTCACAAACGCACAGCACAGGCAGCCGTATTCTGTTAAGGTGACGCTCAAGAACGTCGCAGACGGCAAGGAAACGCCTGTCGCATTGCCGGCGGGAGCACAGATCGTATCGCCGGCGTGGTCGCCTGACGGCAAGTACATTGCTGCGGGAAACATTACGCCTGCCGGCGTCGAACTTTGGATCATCGACACTGCGACCGCTAGAGCCAACAAGGTCAAGGACGTTTTCATAAACACCGCATTCGGCGGCTTTAGCTGGGAAGACGCAAACACGCTTTCCGCAAATTTGGTCCCGAAGAAACGCGGGCCTGCCCCGCCTTACCGCGACATTACACCGACCGAGCCGAACATTCAGGAGACTTCCGGGCGGACCGGCGTTATCCAGACGTTTCAAGACCTGCTCAAGAGCCCGAATGACGAGCGTTTGTTCGAATATTACTGCTCGTCGCAGATCGCTCTGATCGAGGCTAACGGAAAGGTCAAAGAGGTTGGGCCGGTCGGGCTTTATGACAGTATGGGAATGTCGCCTGACGCCAAATATATCCTTGTTTCGCGTATCCAGCGTCCTTTTTCGTATCAGTTCCCGTTCTCGCGATTTCCAAAAGTGGTCGAGGTCTGGGACCTTGAAGGCCGTGTGGTCAGCCGTGTGGCAAACATCCCGCTTCAGGACAATCTGCCTGCACAAGGCGTTCCGACCGGCCCGCGTCAGGTCAACTGGATCCCGACCGAGCCGGCAACGCTTGTTTGGGCCGAGGCATTGGATGGGGGCGACCCGAATACCAAAGCCGCACACCGCGACAAGCTGATGAAGCACGCTTCGCCGTTTTCGGGTTCGCCGGCGGAGATGCTGAAGGTCGAAAAACGGCTTCAGGGCCGAGCGTTCGGCGAAAAGCAGGGAACGATGTTCTTTTACGATTTTGACCGCGATACGCGTCGCCGCCGTATGTTCATGACTGACTATCGCGACCCGGCGAACATCACGATGCTGTCCGACCTTAACGTAAACGACCGCTACAATGATCCCGGACAGCCCGTTACGAAGACCCGAATTGACGGAACGACCGTTGTTCGTCAGAACGGCGATGAGATCTTTTGGAGCGGTATCGGTGCCTCTCCGCAGGGCGACCGGCCGTTCTTTCGCAAAATGAACCTGAAGACCAGGGAAGTCACGGAGATCTGGCGTTCGGGAACGGAAGAATACGAGTCCTTTGCCGGAATGATCGATGACGAGGGCTTTCAGTTCTTTACTCGAAAGGAGTCGCTGACCGAACCGTCGAATCTTTACCTTCGCCAGGTCTGCCCGCCTGGAAAGACCTGTACCGCGTTGGCATATCGCCAGATCACAGAGTTCAAAGACCCTTCACCGCAGCTTCGCGGCATCACAAAACGGCTCGTCACATACAAACGGGCTGACGGCGTCGATCTTTCGTTCACGTTGTATCTGCCGCCGGGTTACAAAGAGGGAACTCGGCTGCCGACGCTCGTTTGGGCATATCCGCTCGAATTTACAGACGGCTCGACCGCAGGGCAGGTTTCCGGATCGACAAATCGTTTTACGCAGTTTGGCGGCACGTCCCATCTGTTTTTCCTTTTGCAGGGTTATGCCGTACTCGACAATGCAACTATGCCGATCGTCGGCGACCCGCTGACGGTTAACGACACTTTCGTGAAACAGATCGTCGATTCGGCACAGGCAGCCGTCGATAAAGGCGTTGAACTCGGCGTGGTCGATCCCGACCGTGTCGGCGTCGGCGGACACAGCTATGGTGCGTTCATGACCGCAAACCTGATGGCACACAGCCGTATTTTCCGTGCCGGCCTCGCTCGCAGCGGTGCCTACAACAGGACTCTCACGCCTTTCGGATTCCAATCCGAACGCCGAACTTTCTGGGAAGCTCCGGAGGTTTATTCGAAGCTTTCGCCGTTCTTTTATGCCAACAAGATAAAGGATCCCATACTGTTCATCCATGGCGATGCGGACAACAACACGGGCACATTCCCGATGCAGTCTGAACGTATGTACGCGGCGATCGCCGGCAACGGCGGCACGGCACGCCTAGTGATGCTACCGCTCGAATCGCACGGCTATGTCGCACGCGAATCAACAGAACACACGCTTTACGAGATGCTGAATTGGTTCGACAAATACGTTAAGAACGCGAAGCCGCGTGACACCAAATAG
- a CDS encoding PAS domain S-box protein, translating to MSFSDQIKIPANGVPVTPSDPLFRIFVENLPVMFYAIKPTPPHKPLYISPSFERFGYPIEEWLTDANIWDRVIHEDDKERVLTATRSAMREGRSIDFEYRVHCKNGSVMWVRDRSCLIANRDGSPLCWQGVILDITERKKAEHELAIREKLYRTLARSIPKTAVLLFDREHRYTLAEGEQLAKHDWKTAMFEDRTLEDVFPEEIVAEWSGYYDRALAGEDITFETEDDGNYYLINIRPVRDEKGEIFAGMVMWKDISERRRAELAVAESEARFRELFDNANDIIYVHDLEGNYISINKAGERIFGYTSEEALALNMSEVVAPEHLNRVRKYLRDKIDGKKTQTTYEVECIKKDGSRAVLEINSSVIRSDGKPIAVQGIARDITDRKLAEDAISKSEERYRDLFENANDLIYTHDMSGNFTSLNRAGEIITGYSREEALKMNIGQVVAPEFLELAQTMTARKVEEELPTTYELEIIARSGKRVTLELSTRLIVSPGGSPIGVQGIARDITDRRRTEIDLHNTISLFASTFESTADGIVVMSLDREIVTCNRKFREMWDVHPQIIEKKDGAKLVDLVLSKIKNPEEFNRSLDRVYADPLATASDIIELTDGRVFERYSQPQMMEGRPVGRVACFRDITERTRAEEKIRYYAVHDTLTNLPNRVEFMNQLRQAVKRGEGNEFAKFAVLFLDLDRFKVINDSLGHAVGDKLLIAIAERLTECVRPGDIVARLGGDEFTILLNRSGDAHDVARVAERLQAKISEPFKIDNYEVFTTASIGIVIASPMKRSAEDFLRDADAAMYRAKEAGKARYEIFDQEMHVRNMNLLQVENDLRRAVERHEFEVLYQPIVELATGRVCEFEALIRWRHPVHGLVAPNEFVHVAEETGLIIPIGRWILEESCRQIGDWQRRFKVPLAVSVNLSAKQLMHPNLTTQVQLILEDSAIKAEQLKLEVTESTVMEHSEKSLKVLQELDRLGVALSTDDFGTGYSSLSYLQKFPFERLKIDRSFIHLMDKDEKSGAIVKTILMLGENLGIEVVAEGVETASQLEKLRSLGCKAGQGYLFSRPVDRETAEQFLLSGANAYKDNPALTFRPENSVIEVADVQ from the coding sequence ATGTCCTTTTCCGATCAGATCAAGATCCCGGCAAACGGAGTTCCGGTAACTCCGTCGGATCCGCTTTTTCGCATTTTCGTCGAAAATCTGCCCGTGATGTTCTATGCGATCAAGCCGACACCGCCGCACAAGCCGCTGTACATAAGCCCGTCATTCGAAAGATTCGGGTATCCGATCGAAGAGTGGCTGACCGATGCTAACATCTGGGACCGCGTGATCCACGAGGACGACAAAGAGAGGGTCCTGACCGCTACCCGAAGCGCGATGCGCGAGGGCAGGAGCATCGATTTCGAATACCGCGTTCACTGCAAGAATGGATCCGTGATGTGGGTCCGCGACCGCAGCTGTCTTATCGCGAACAGGGATGGCTCCCCACTCTGCTGGCAGGGCGTCATTCTGGACATCACCGAAAGAAAGAAGGCGGAACACGAACTTGCAATACGTGAAAAGCTCTACCGCACTCTCGCACGTTCAATCCCAAAGACGGCGGTACTTCTGTTTGATCGTGAGCACAGATACACTCTCGCCGAAGGAGAACAGCTTGCCAAGCACGATTGGAAGACCGCGATGTTCGAAGACAGAACACTTGAGGATGTTTTTCCGGAAGAGATCGTTGCTGAATGGAGTGGATACTACGACCGTGCCTTGGCCGGAGAGGATATTACCTTTGAGACCGAAGACGACGGCAATTACTATCTGATCAATATCCGTCCTGTCCGCGACGAGAAGGGCGAGATCTTTGCCGGCATGGTGATGTGGAAAGACATCTCCGAACGCCGACGAGCTGAACTTGCTGTCGCCGAAAGCGAGGCAAGATTCAGAGAACTGTTCGACAACGCCAACGACATCATTTACGTTCACGACCTGGAAGGAAATTACATATCGATAAACAAAGCAGGCGAACGCATATTCGGCTATACGAGTGAAGAGGCCCTGGCCCTCAATATGTCGGAGGTAGTGGCTCCGGAACATTTGAATCGTGTTCGCAAATATCTGCGGGACAAGATCGATGGCAAGAAGACGCAAACGACCTATGAGGTCGAATGTATCAAGAAAGACGGCTCGCGTGCGGTATTGGAGATCAACAGCAGCGTCATCAGAAGCGACGGCAAGCCTATCGCAGTTCAGGGGATCGCCCGCGACATTACCGATCGCAAGCTCGCCGAGGACGCCATCAGCAAGAGCGAAGAACGCTATCGAGACCTTTTCGAGAATGCGAACGACCTGATCTACACGCATGATATGAGCGGCAATTTTACGTCGCTGAACCGCGCAGGCGAGATAATTACGGGCTATTCCCGCGAGGAAGCTCTAAAGATGAACATCGGTCAGGTCGTGGCACCGGAATTCCTCGAACTCGCACAAACGATGACCGCCCGAAAGGTCGAGGAGGAGCTTCCTACGACCTATGAGCTTGAGATCATTGCCAGATCCGGCAAACGCGTGACATTGGAACTCAGCACTCGGCTGATCGTGTCGCCCGGCGGATCGCCGATAGGCGTCCAAGGCATCGCACGCGACATAACCGACCGGCGACGGACCGAGATAGATCTGCATAACACGATTTCGCTCTTTGCATCGACCTTTGAATCCACGGCTGACGGCATTGTCGTGATGAGCCTTGACCGCGAGATAGTTACCTGCAACCGAAAATTCCGTGAGATGTGGGACGTCCATCCTCAGATAATCGAGAAGAAGGACGGCGCGAAATTGGTTGACCTTGTACTGAGCAAGATCAAGAATCCGGAAGAATTTAATCGCAGTTTGGACCGCGTCTATGCAGATCCGCTGGCAACGGCATCGGACATCATCGAGCTGACCGACGGACGGGTTTTCGAGCGGTATTCGCAGCCGCAGATGATGGAAGGCCGGCCGGTCGGCCGGGTCGCCTGCTTTCGCGACATAACCGAACGGACGCGGGCCGAAGAAAAGATCCGCTACTACGCCGTTCACGACACGCTGACAAACCTGCCGAATCGTGTTGAATTCATGAACCAGCTCCGCCAAGCCGTGAAGCGTGGCGAGGGCAATGAATTCGCAAAATTTGCAGTTCTTTTCCTCGATCTCGACAGGTTCAAAGTCATAAACGACAGCCTCGGCCATGCTGTCGGCGATAAATTGCTCATTGCGATCGCCGAGCGGCTGACCGAATGCGTTCGTCCGGGCGACATCGTCGCGAGGCTGGGCGGCGATGAGTTCACTATTCTCCTAAATCGCAGCGGCGACGCCCACGATGTTGCGCGTGTCGCTGAGCGTTTGCAGGCAAAGATCTCCGAGCCCTTCAAGATCGACAACTACGAGGTCTTTACGACGGCGAGCATCGGCATAGTGATCGCAAGTCCCATGAAGCGAAGCGCCGAGGACTTTTTACGCGATGCGGATGCCGCGATGTATCGAGCCAAAGAGGCCGGCAAGGCACGTTACGAGATCTTTGACCAGGAAATGCATGTTCGAAATATGAACTTGCTTCAGGTCGAGAACGATCTGCGGCGGGCGGTCGAGCGGCATGAATTCGAGGTGCTTTATCAGCCGATAGTTGAGTTGGCGACAGGCCGCGTGTGCGAATTCGAAGCTCTGATAAGGTGGCGGCATCCTGTACACGGCCTGGTCGCGCCGAACGAATTTGTCCACGTTGCCGAGGAAACAGGATTGATAATCCCGATCGGCCGATGGATCCTAGAGGAATCGTGCCGGCAGATCGGCGATTGGCAGAGGCGATTCAAGGTCCCGCTTGCCGTGAGCGTGAACCTTTCGGCAAAACAGTTGATGCATCCTAACCTGACGACACAGGTTCAGCTCATTCTCGAAGACTCAGCGATCAAGGCCGAGCAGTTGAAGTTGGAAGTGACTGAAAGCACCGTCATGGAACACAGCGAAAAGTCGCTAAAGGTCCTGCAGGAACTCGACAGGCTCGGCGTCGCACTTTCCACTGATGACTTTGGGACCGGCTACTCAAGCCTCAGTTATCTGCAGAAATTCCCGTTTGAACGCCTGAAGATCGACCGTTCATTCATACATCTGATGGACAAGGATGAGAAGAGCGGTGCCATCGTCAAGACGATCCTGATGCTAGGGGAAAATCTGGGTATTGAAGTCGTGGCTGAGGGTGTCGAAACTGCGTCGCAACTTGAAAAACTTCGTTCGCTCGGATGCAAGGCCGGCCAAGGGTACCTTTTCTCTCGCCCGGTCGACCGTGAAACAGCAGAACAGTTCCTTTTGTCCGGGGCAAACGCCTACAAGGACAATCCGGCACTCACATTTCGCCCCGAAAATTCAGTTATCGAAGTTGCAGACGTTCAATAG
- a CDS encoding serine hydrolase: MNLTHKLAAKFLIAVLFTMPLAAQKSKGGEILPQKGYKPPVMSEVTSMNEIVRAAVMAELDARKGEVKQEQVSATVIDVTDANSWKWGAFRGEEKYYPASVPKMFYMAAVERQLEDGKVALTKELDRGMKDMIVDSSNDATQYIVDVLTDTASGSELPQKEFEKWQYKRNRMNRYFAAMGYKNININQKIYCEDAYGIEQQSRNYAGQNRNMLTTNATARAIAEIVLGRLNTPERTTRMMKLLQRDPFSAVKDPDSQDHGFIGKMLADNHLHDLSIWSKAGWTSRARHDAAFLRTENGRQYAIAIFTEGVAKDRELVPAIAWRIFQELKK; the protein is encoded by the coding sequence ATGAACTTAACTCACAAACTTGCCGCAAAGTTCCTGATCGCAGTTTTATTCACAATGCCGCTAGCGGCTCAAAAGTCCAAAGGCGGCGAGATCTTACCTCAAAAAGGATACAAGCCGCCTGTCATGAGCGAGGTGACTTCGATGAATGAGATCGTGCGTGCGGCAGTAATGGCCGAACTCGATGCGCGAAAGGGCGAGGTAAAGCAGGAGCAGGTCTCGGCGACGGTGATCGACGTTACTGACGCTAATAGCTGGAAATGGGGTGCATTTCGGGGCGAAGAGAAATATTATCCTGCATCCGTTCCGAAGATGTTCTACATGGCCGCGGTCGAGCGGCAGCTTGAGGACGGCAAGGTCGCTTTGACGAAAGAACTGGATCGCGGAATGAAGGACATGATCGTCGATTCATCGAATGACGCCACACAATATATCGTCGATGTCCTGACCGACACGGCGAGTGGTTCGGAACTGCCGCAGAAGGAGTTCGAGAAATGGCAATACAAGCGAAATAGGATGAACCGCTATTTTGCCGCGATGGGTTATAAGAATATCAATATCAATCAAAAGATCTATTGCGAAGATGCCTACGGGATCGAGCAGCAATCGCGCAATTACGCCGGCCAGAACCGCAACATGCTCACGACCAATGCCACGGCACGAGCCATTGCCGAGATAGTTCTTGGACGCCTCAACACGCCCGAACGCACTACACGAATGATGAAACTGCTGCAGCGGGACCCATTCTCAGCTGTCAAAGATCCGGACAGTCAGGATCACGGATTCATAGGTAAAATGCTTGCGGACAACCACCTGCACGATTTGAGCATTTGGTCCAAGGCAGGCTGGACGAGCCGTGCCAGACATGATGCCGCATTCCTGCGAACAGAGAACGGCCGGCAATATGCCATCGCGATATTCACGGAAGGTGTTGCCAAAGATCGGGAACTCGTTCCCGCGATAGCTTGGAGAATATTTCAGGAACTCAAAAAATAG
- a CDS encoding dipeptidase, with amino-acid sequence MKRTIALFICLCYSISVGAQTMPPDGDSKLWAQALKIHKKAIIIDGHNDITGPMMDMDFNLADDSTGRLQSGGDPMHTDIARWKRGGMTGQFMSIYVSGNTLRTGGSMRRAMELIDVTNREIERHGDLVKCTTAAEIRQAKKQNKICLLMGIEGGYAIENSLYALRNFYRLGIRYMTLTHNVTHDWADAHNDEKRNNGLSDFGKEVVREMNRLGILVDISHVSEKVMHDVLDVSKAPLIASHSGARGVANHTRNVPDDVLKRLPKNGGVIMVVFYPAFLDERTAKEQSERSARLRDQLAALREQYKNDDAAFFAARDKLYAENPIYIADYKRIVDHIDHIKRVAGIEHVGLGSDYDGVPYLNPPMKGVEDLPLVTYEMLRRGYTEKEILMVLGGNMLRAMEQAERLARGTRVSADGSLVKFKK; translated from the coding sequence ATGAAAAGAACGATCGCACTATTTATCTGTCTTTGCTACTCCATTTCAGTCGGGGCTCAGACGATGCCGCCGGACGGAGACTCGAAACTGTGGGCTCAGGCGCTGAAGATCCACAAAAAAGCCATAATCATTGACGGCCACAACGACATCACCGGCCCGATGATGGATATGGACTTCAACCTTGCCGATGATTCGACCGGGCGGCTGCAGTCCGGCGGCGATCCGATGCATACCGATATCGCACGCTGGAAAAGAGGCGGCATGACCGGGCAGTTCATGTCGATCTATGTTTCCGGCAACACGCTTCGTACGGGTGGATCGATGCGGCGTGCAATGGAGCTGATCGACGTAACCAACCGTGAGATCGAGCGTCACGGCGATCTGGTCAAATGTACGACCGCCGCCGAGATCCGTCAGGCAAAAAAGCAGAACAAGATCTGTCTGCTGATGGGCATTGAGGGCGGTTATGCGATCGAAAACTCGCTGTATGCTCTCCGCAATTTCTACCGCCTCGGCATCCGCTATATGACGCTGACTCACAACGTCACGCATGATTGGGCGGACGCTCACAACGACGAAAAACGAAATAACGGTCTGTCCGATTTCGGAAAGGAGGTCGTTCGTGAGATGAACCGGCTCGGAATTCTCGTCGATATCTCGCACGTTTCCGAAAAGGTGATGCATGATGTGCTCGACGTTTCCAAAGCACCGCTGATCGCGTCGCATTCGGGGGCTCGCGGCGTTGCGAATCATACGCGAAATGTCCCGGACGACGTTCTTAAACGCCTTCCGAAGAACGGCGGCGTGATCATGGTGGTTTTCTATCCCGCTTTCCTAGACGAACGCACGGCAAAGGAGCAGAGCGAACGCTCGGCACGTCTGCGCGATCAGCTCGCTGCATTGCGCGAACAATACAAGAATGACGACGCGGCGTTTTTCGCCGCCCGTGACAAGCTGTACGCGGAAAATCCGATCTACATCGCCGACTATAAACGCATCGTCGATCACATCGACCACATAAAACGCGTCGCGGGCATCGAACACGTCGGGCTTGGCTCGGATTACGACGGCGTGCCGTACCTCAATCCGCCGATGAAAGGCGTCGAGGACCTGCCGCTTGTGACCTACGAGATGCTGCGCCGCGGCTACACTGAAAAGGAAATTCTGATGGTTCTCGGCGGTAATATGCTCCGCGCGATGGAACAAGCCGAACGACTTGCCCGCGGCACGCGAGTCTCAGCCGACGGCAGTTTGGTGAAGTTCAAGAAATAA